Part of the Paracoccus sp. S3-43 genome, CCAGGGCGCGCTCGGCCTGCGGTCCGGGGTGGTGCTGGGCACGGCGGGCGGCGGGCTGAACACCTGGGACGAGAATTACCGCACCGTCTATGAGGAGGGGAAGAACCGCGTCCATCCCTTCGTGGTGCCCAAGCTGATGAACAACGCCGCCGCCAGCCATGTCAGCATGGAATACGGGTTGCGCGGCCCGGCCTTTACCGTGGCCACGGCCTGCGCCAGTTCCAACCACGCGATGGGCCTGGCCTTCCAGATGGTGCGGTCGGGCGCGGCGCAGGTGATGCTGACCGGCGGGTCCGAGGCGATGCTGTGCTTTGGCGGCGTCAAGGCATGGGAGGGGCTGCGCGTCATGTCCAAGGACGCCTGCCGTCCCTTCAGCGCCAACCGCAACGGCATGGTCCAGGGCGAGGGCGCGGGCGTCTTCGTCTTCGAGGATTACGACAACGCCCGTGCGCGCGGCGCCGACATCCTGGCCGAGGTGGTGGGCTTCGCCATGTCGTCCGACGCGCAGGACATCGTCATGCCCTCGGCCCAGGGGGCGGAACGCGCGATCACCGGCGCCTTGCAGGACGCGGGCCTCAACCCCGAGGACGTGGGCTATATCAACGCCCACGGCACCGGGACGGCGGCCAATGACAAGACCGAATGCGCCGCCGTGGCCCATGCCTTCGGCCATCACGCCGACCGGCTGATGATGTCCTCCACCAAGGCGATGCACGGCCATATCATCGGCGGCACGGGGGCGGTGGAGCTGCTGGCCTGCATCATGGCGCTGCGCGACGGCGTGATCGCGCCGACCATCGGCTATCAGGAAGCCGATCCCGAATGCGCCCTGGACGTGGTTCCGAACGAGGCGCGGCAGGCCCGCGTCGATGCGGTCCTGTCGAACGCCTTCGCCTTTGGCGGGCTGAACGCGGTGATCGCGCTACGCCGGGTCTAGGTCGAGAACCGGCGATCTCGGGCAGGTTGGCAATGGACCTCGTGATGGTCCATGCCTGCGATTTCACATAAGCTCTTGAAGAAGAGAAAACGGCGCGCTCAGAACGGGATTTCGTCGTCGTAATCGCTGCGGCTGCCGCCGCCCTGGTTGCCGCCGCCCGAGGACGAGCCGCCCCGGTCGTAATCGTCATAACCGCCGCTGTCGCGACCACCACCGCCGCCGCCACCGCCGCCGCCGGATCCGCCCCGGCCTTCCAGCATCGTCAGTTCGCTGCGATAGGGGCGCAGGGCGACCTCGGTCGTATAGCGGTCGGCGCCGGACTGATCCTGCCATTTCCGGGTCTCAAGCTGACCCTCGACATAGATCTTGCTGCCCTTTTTCAGATATTGCTCGGCCACGCGGACCAGGGGTTCCGAGTGGATGACGACGGAATGCCATTCGGTCCGCTCCTTGCGTTCGCCGGTATTGCGGTCCTTCCACGTCTCGGACGTGGCGATGCGCAGGTTCGCGATCTTGCCGCCGTTCTGAAAGGTGCGGATTTCGGGATCGGCGCCCAGATTGCCGATCAGGATGACCTTGTTGACGCTGCCTGCCATGACGTTTTCCTGCAAAGATGGTCTTGCGACGGGTCTAGCGCAGCCCCCGCCGCGATGCAAATGCGCGCTTTGCCGCCGCGCGGCGCCTGGCCGAAAAGCGATGCTGGCGATGCGG contains:
- a CDS encoding beta-ketoacyl-[acyl-carrier-protein] synthase family protein, whose amino-acid sequence is MRRVVITGAGTINALGHDVTTTLAAFRDGRSGIGQLDFRDVDRLSIQIGAQVHPWRAEDYFNRQQILLYDKFTQFALLAAKQAVAQAGLDFQGALGLRSGVVLGTAGGGLNTWDENYRTVYEEGKNRVHPFVVPKLMNNAAASHVSMEYGLRGPAFTVATACASSNHAMGLAFQMVRSGAAQVMLTGGSEAMLCFGGVKAWEGLRVMSKDACRPFSANRNGMVQGEGAGVFVFEDYDNARARGADILAEVVGFAMSSDAQDIVMPSAQGAERAITGALQDAGLNPEDVGYINAHGTGTAANDKTECAAVAHAFGHHADRLMMSSTKAMHGHIIGGTGAVELLACIMALRDGVIAPTIGYQEADPECALDVVPNEARQARVDAVLSNAFAFGGLNAVIALRRV
- the ssb gene encoding single-stranded DNA-binding protein produces the protein MAGSVNKVILIGNLGADPEIRTFQNGGKIANLRIATSETWKDRNTGERKERTEWHSVVIHSEPLVRVAEQYLKKGSKIYVEGQLETRKWQDQSGADRYTTEVALRPYRSELTMLEGRGGSGGGGGGGGGGRDSGGYDDYDRGGSSSGGGNQGGGSRSDYDDEIPF